Proteins from a genomic interval of Arachis hypogaea cultivar Tifrunner chromosome 10, arahy.Tifrunner.gnm2.J5K5, whole genome shotgun sequence:
- the LOC112714812 gene encoding beta carbonic anhydrase 5, chloroplastic isoform X2 produces the protein MAAPPLSSSTNCFVEPATSPIFGGARKTGKFFEQPHLRILPALRRSQGFALKASMGSPGFTQQLNKSKLETLSKAEDRCDIFDILKNRFLSFKSKYIENVEQFENLAKAQAPKFMVIACADSRVCPSNILGFQPGEAFVIRNVANLVPTFESGPSEVNAALEFAVNTLQVENILVIGHSCCGGIRALMSMEDDANGSFIHNWVIVGKNARKKTEAAASTLSFDDKCRHCEKESINHSLVNLLTYPWIEEKVANGKLYVHGGYYDFIKCSFEKWTLDYQGTKLEEDGRIAAKNKVLWC, from the exons atggcagctcctcctctttcttcttccacCAATTGCTTTGTTGAGCCTGCCACATCACCG ATCTTTGGCGGTGCTCGCAAAACAGGAAAATTTTTTGAGCAGCCACATTTGAGAATTTTGCCAGCTTTAAG GAGAAGTCAAGGTTTCGCTTTAAAGGCTTCTATGGGGTCTCCAGGATTTACACAACAACTTAATAAAAGCAAGCTAGAGACCTTATCTAAAGCTGAAGACAGATGTGATATATTTGATATTctgaaaaatagatttttaagttttaagagtaaatatat TGAAAATGTTGAACAGTTTGAAAATCTTGCTAAGGCTCAAGCACCAAAG TTCATGGTTATTGCCTGTGCAGATTCCAGGGTTTGCCCCTCGAATATTTTGGGATTTCAACCAGGAGAAGCATTCGTGATTCGCAATGTTGCTAATTTGGTTCCCACCTTTGAG AGTGGACCCTCAGAAGTAAATGCTGCATTAGAGTTTGCTGTAAACACTCTTCAA GTTGAAAACATCTTAGTCATTGGCCACAGCTGCTGTGGAGGTATACGAGCTCTTATGAGTATGGAAGACGATGCCAATGGAAG ctttatacacaattgggttattgttgggaAGAATGCAAGAAAGAAAACTGAGGCTGCAGCTTCCACCCTCAGCTTTGATGACAAGTGCAGGCATTGTGAAAAG GAATCAATTAATCACTCCTTAGTGAACCTACTAACTTATCCATGGATAGAAGAAAAGGTGGCCAATGGAAAACTTTATGTTCATGGTGGCTATTATGACTTCATTAAATGTTCATTTGAGAAATGGACATTGGATTACCAGGGAACCAAACTGGAGGAAGATGGCAGAATTGCTGCTAAAAACAAAGTTTTGTGGTGCTGA
- the LOC112714812 gene encoding beta carbonic anhydrase 5, chloroplastic isoform X3 — protein MGSPGFTQQLNKSKLETLSKAEDRCDIFDILKNRFLSFKSKYIENVEQFENLAKAQAPKFMVIACADSRVCPSNILGFQPGEAFVIRNVANLVPTFESGPSEVNAALEFAVNTLQVENILVIGHSCCGGIRALMSMEDDANGSFIHNWVIVGKNARKKTEAAASTLSFDDKCRHCEKESINHSLVNLLTYPWIEEKVANGKLYVHGGYYDFIKCSFEKWTLDYQGTKLEEDGRIAAKNKVLWC, from the exons ATGGGGTCTCCAGGATTTACACAACAACTTAATAAAAGCAAGCTAGAGACCTTATCTAAAGCTGAAGACAGATGTGATATATTTGATATTctgaaaaatagatttttaagttttaagagtaaatatat TGAAAATGTTGAACAGTTTGAAAATCTTGCTAAGGCTCAAGCACCAAAG TTCATGGTTATTGCCTGTGCAGATTCCAGGGTTTGCCCCTCGAATATTTTGGGATTTCAACCAGGAGAAGCATTCGTGATTCGCAATGTTGCTAATTTGGTTCCCACCTTTGAG AGTGGACCCTCAGAAGTAAATGCTGCATTAGAGTTTGCTGTAAACACTCTTCAA GTTGAAAACATCTTAGTCATTGGCCACAGCTGCTGTGGAGGTATACGAGCTCTTATGAGTATGGAAGACGATGCCAATGGAAG ctttatacacaattgggttattgttgggaAGAATGCAAGAAAGAAAACTGAGGCTGCAGCTTCCACCCTCAGCTTTGATGACAAGTGCAGGCATTGTGAAAAG GAATCAATTAATCACTCCTTAGTGAACCTACTAACTTATCCATGGATAGAAGAAAAGGTGGCCAATGGAAAACTTTATGTTCATGGTGGCTATTATGACTTCATTAAATGTTCATTTGAGAAATGGACATTGGATTACCAGGGAACCAAACTGGAGGAAGATGGCAGAATTGCTGCTAAAAACAAAGTTTTGTGGTGCTGA
- the LOC112714816 gene encoding dolichyl-diphosphooligosaccharide--protein glycosyltransferase subunit 4A: MIDDEVLGFLANFLGIFIFALVIAYHLVVADPKYEAS; encoded by the coding sequence ATGATTGATGATGAAGTCTTGGGATTCCTTGCCAACTTTCTTGGCATTTTCATTTTTGCTTTGGTTATAGCATATCACTTGGTTGTGGCCGACCCCAAATATGAAGCTAGCTAG
- the LOC112717216 gene encoding uncharacterized protein, which produces MEGGNRAEAERWLYTANKLLSARDLHGARSFAIRARECDPRFEVTELLLTVIDTLVAGEARINDLVDWYSILQVIRYSHNLDYIAAQYRRLAAILDPHRNPFAFSAYAFSLVNDAWSVLSNPSKKAIFDNDLRLLTEPPPPPPSQPAPVPIVPQAFPILQQRHNLNNHQNNHNQSHDLNQNQNQNHFLHQNPNQNQNHLINQNQQQRQRQQQQQQQQEEERQRQQQEEERQRQQQEEERQRQQQEEERQRQQQEQEQQKRREQEQALQLQRQQQEQEQWKRQQQEQAKLQLQRQQQQQQQLFSLSKNAISTEAPRVVVVEEEEEEERPSQDNVTQLTEPTRPARATESIETELNGAFWTACPYCYGLFEYPKVYEECTLLCQSCRRPFHALAVRSPPELTGKDGFMSFCSWGFMPLGFSGDFKDISGSASQWNPFSALVPCPLKGADRWRHLRGPWAYYDDEAAAAFVDHSDTTEDDSDDEDWRNINANKKVGRKRRRRRNRKSSATTAGGNASTPVERPRRGVRNRSGNAGVENGEAVGADSAAVPIAARLESGKKAALASLRRRGAGNLGKLDLNVEFSNDVEETANGVRDRANAGGPGNAEDNIEGIGFFEGLDEFLSSLPILNAVADDKVKGH; this is translated from the coding sequence ATGGAAGGGGGGAATAGGGCGGAAGCGGAGCGGTGGCTGTACACGGCCAACAAGCTCCTGAGTGCACGTGACCTGCATGGAGCTCGGTCATTCGCCATCAGGGCCCGCGAGTGTGACCCACGCTTCGAAGTCACAGAGCTACTTCTCACCGTAATCGACACCCTCGTGGCCGGCGAGGCCAGGATCAACGACCTCGTTGACTGGTACAGCATTCTCCAGGTTATTCGCTACTCACATAATCTCGACTACATCGCCGCCCAGTACCGCCGTCTCGCTGCCATTCTTGATCCACACCGCAACCCATTCGCGTTCTCCGCCTACGCCTTCTCCCTCGTCAACGACGCATGGTCTGTACTCTCAAACCCTTCCAAGAAAGCAATCTTCGATAACGACCTCAGGCTCCTTACcgaacctcctcctcctcctccttcccaACCCGCCCCTGTTCCTATCGTCCCTCAAGCTTTTCCAATCTTGCAGCAGAGGCATAATCTCAACAACCACCAAAACAATCATAATCAAAGCCACGACTTGAACCAGAACCAGAACCAGAACCACTTCCTCCACCAAAATCCGAATCAGAATCAGAACCACCTCATCAACCAGAATCAGCAGCAGCGACAGcgtcagcagcagcagcagcaacaacaagaGGAGGAACGGCAAAGGCAACAACAAGAGGAAGAACGGCAAAGGCAACAACAAGAGGAGGAACGGCAAAGGCAACAACAAGAGGAGGAACGGCAAaggcaacaacaagagcaagagcAACAGAAACGGCGAGAACAAGAACAAGCGCTGCAACTTCAAcggcaacaacaagagcaagagcAATGGAAACGGCAACAACAAGAACAGGCGAAACTGCAACTGCAACGGCAACAGCAACAGCAGCAGCAACTGTTTTCACTGAGTAAGAACGCTATATCGACGGAAGCTCCCAGGGTTGTGGTggttgaggaggaggaagaggaggagaggcCGAGTCAGGACAATGTGACTCAGCTGACTGAGCCAACTCGGCCGGCTAGGGCTACTGAGTCGATTGAAACCGAGCTGAATGGAGCTTTCTGGACTGCGTGCCCTTACTGTTACGGTTTGTTTGAGTATCCGAAGGTGTACGAGGAGTGTACCTTGCTGTGCCAGAGCTGCCGGAGGCCTTTCCATGCGTTGGCGGTGAGGTCGCCGCCGGAGTTGACCGGGAAAGACGGGTTCATGTCCTTCTGCAGTTGGGGTTTCATGCCGCTAGGGTTTTCTGGTGATTTCAAGGATATAAGTGGTTCTGCTTCTCAATGGAACCCTTTCTCTGCTTTGGTTCCTTGTCCTCTCAAAGGTGCTGACAGATGGAGACATCTGAGAGGGCCTTGGGCTTACTATGATGATGAGGCTGCCGCCGCGTTTGTCGACCATTCCGATACGACGGAAGATGATTCTGACGATGAGGATTGGAGGAATATTAATGCGAATAAGAAGGTggggaggaaaagaagaagaagaaggaataggaAGAGTTCTGCCACCACTGCTGGTGGCAATGCAAGCACACCAGTGGAGAGGCCTAGGAGAGGGGTTCGTAACCGTTCTGGCAATGCTGGTGTGGAAAATGGTGAGGCTGTTGGTGCTGACTCTGCAGCAGTGCCCATTGCAGCTAGGCTAGAATCTGGCAAGAAAGCTGCATTGGCAAGTTTGAGGAGGAGGGGTGCTGGTAATTTGGGGAAGTTGGATCTGAATGTGGAGTTTAGTAATGATGTGGAAGAGACTGCCAATGGAGTACGCGATAGGGCGAATGCAGGTGGGCCGGGTAATGCGGAGGATAACATTGAAGGGATTGGGTTCTTTGAAGGGCTTGATGAGTTCTTGAGCAGCTTGCCTATTCTCAATGCTGTTGCAGATGATAAGGTTAAGGGTCATTAG
- the LOC112714817 gene encoding 5-oxoprolinase 1 has protein sequence MGSCNEGKIRFCIDRGGTFTDIYAEIPGQANGKVLKLLSVDPANYDDAPVEGIRRILEEYTGERIPRNLKIPTDKIEWIRMGTTVATNALLERKGERIAVCVTRGFRDLLYIGKQARPNIFDLTVKKPSNLYEEVVEIDERIELIHEKEEEYTKQSYSANLIKGISGDLVRVVNQPKEEELKPLLKGLLEKGINSLAVVFMHSYTYPQHEVIVGKLAESLGFRHVSLSSALSPMVRAVPRGLTATVDAYLSPVIKEYLSGFILKFDETHGKVNVLFMQSDGGLAPENRFSGHKAVLSGPAGGVVGYSQTLFGIETSKPLIGFDMGGTSTDVSRYAGQYEQVLETQIAGVIIQAPQLDINTVAAGGGSKLKFQFGTFRVGPESVGAQPGPVCYRKGGELAVTDANLILGYIIPDHFPCIFGPKEDQPLDINATREEFRKLANQVNSYRRNQDPAATDMTIEEIAQGFVDVANETMCRPIRQLTEMKGHETRNHALACFGGAGPQHACAIARALGMNEILIHKFCGILSAYGMGLADVVEEVQEPYSAVYGSDSLLEVSQRESLLIKEVKQKLKEQGFKEDNIVTQTYLNLRYEGTDTSIMVKQEFEGGNASDYAAEFSTQFRHEYGFDLQNRNILISDVRVRGIGVTNILKPQPQAPASGNPEIEGNYPVYFGSWHDSPLYKLENLGYGHVIQGPAIIMNGNSTVIVEPNCRATITKYGNIKIEIEAPLSTAKVAEKAADVVQLSIFNHRFMGIAEQMGRTLQRTSISTNIKERLDFSCALFGPDGGLVANAPHIPAHLGAMSTTVSWHLEYWGENLNEGDVLLTNHPCAGGSHLPDMTVITPIFHNGKLVFFVANRGHHAEIGGITPGSMPPLSKFIWEEGATILAFKLVEKGVFQEEGIVKLLQFPSADEAPYKIPGTRRIQDNLSDLRAQIAANQRGINLVGELIEQYGLETVQDYMNYVRLNAEEAVREMLKSIVPRIKSQTAIPGGENSNILTVEEEDYMDDGSVIHLKLTIDSDKGEAVFDFSGTSEEVYGNWNVPKAVTAAAVIYSLRCLVDADIPLNQGCLAPVKIHIPPGSFLSPSDKAAVVSGNVLTSQRVTDVILTAFQACACSQGCMSNLTFGDDTFGYYETIGGGAGAGPTWDGTSGVHVHMTNTQITDVEILEQRYAVIVHKFGIRENSGGDGYHKGGNGIVREIEFKCPVTLSILSERRVHAPRGLKGGKNGARGANFLIRKDNRKIYIGGKNTVQAQAGDIIQILTPGGGGWGFPK, from the coding sequence ATGGGAAGTTGCAATGAGGGAAAAATAAGGTTCTGCATTGACAGAGGTGGCACCTTCACTGATATTTATGCTGAAATTCCTGGACAAGCCAATGGCAAAGTGCTAAAGCTTCTCTCAGTTGATCCAGCCAACTATGATGATGCTCCGGTTGAAGGAATTAGGAGGATCCTTGAAGAATACACCGGGGAAAGAATTCCTCGAAACTTGAAAATTCCTACTGATAAGATAGAGTGGATTCGGATGGGGACAACTGTGGCAACAAATGCACTTTTAGAGAGAAAAGGAGAAAGAATTGCTGTGTGTGTGACTCGTGGCTTTCGCGACCTTCTTTACATTGGCAAGCAGGCTCGTCCTAACATATTCGACCTTACTGTCAAAAAACCATCAAATCTTTATGAGGAGGTGGTAGAGATAGATGAAAGAATTGAGCTGATCCatgagaaggaggaagaataCACAAAGCAATCTTATTCTGCAAATTTAATTAAGGGAATTTCAGGTGATCTTGTTAGAGTTGTGAATCAGCCTAAGGAAGAAGAACTGAAACCTTTGTTGAAAGGCTTGTTGGAGAAAGGGATAAACAGTTTGGCTGTTGTGTTTATGCATTCCTAcacttatcctcaacatgaagtGATTGTTGGTAAGCTGGCTGAGAGCCTCGGATTCAGACATGTTTCTTTGTCATCAGCTTTGAGTCCGATGGTTCGAGCAGTTCCTAGAGGCCTAACAGCTACTGTGGATGCTTATTTGAGTCCAGTCATTAAAGAGTACTTGTCAGGGTTCATCTTAAAATTTGATGAGACTCATGGGAAGGTGAATGTTCTGTTTATGCAATCAGATGGAGGCCTAGCACCAGAAAATCGATTCTCTGGTCACAAAGCAGTTCTATCTGGCCCTGCTGGTGGCGTTGTTGGTTACTCCCAAACACTTTTTGGGATTGAAACAAGCAAGCCCTTGATTGGATTTGATATGGGAGGCACTTCTACTGATGTGAGCCGTTACGCTGGACAATATGAACAGGTTCTTGAAACTCAGATTGCTGGAGTTATAATACAAGCACCTCAACTTGACATAAACACTGTTGCTGCTGGTGGTGGATCTAAGTTGAAGTTTCAGTTTGGTACTTTTCGCGTAGGGCCAGAATCCGTTGGTGCTCAACCTGGTCCTGTTTGCTATAGGAAGGGTGGAGAATTGGCAGTTACAGATGCCAATTTGATCTTAGGATATATTATCCCTGATCATTTTCCTTGCATTTTTGGTCCAAAAGAGGATCAGCCTCTAGACATCAATGCAACTAGAGAGGAATTTCGGAAGCTTGCGAACCAAGTAAATTCCTACAGAAGAAACCAGGATCCAGCTGCAACAGACATGACTATTGAAGAGATTGCACAAGGATTTGTGGACGTTGCGAACGAAACAATGTGTCGTCCAATACGGCAATTGACTGAGATGAAAGGCCATGAGACAAGGAACCATGCTCTTGCTTGCTTCGGTGGTGCTGGACCCCAGCATGCTTGTGCCATTGCCAGGGCACTGGGCATGAATGAGATACTTATTCACAAGTTTTGTGGGATCTTAAGTGCATATGGAATGGGACTAGCTGATGTTGTTGAAGAGGTACAAGAGCCATATTCTGCTGTATATGGTTCTGATTCTCTCCTTGAAGTGTCCCAAAGAGAATCCTTGCTGATAAAAGAGGTCAAGCAGAAGTTGAAAGAACAAGGATTCAAGGAGGATAACATAGTGACACAAACATATTTGAATTTGAGGTACGAAGGGACAGACACCTCAATCATGGTTAAACAAGAATTTGAAGGTGGAAATGCAAGTGACTATGCTGCAGAATTTTCGACGCAGTTCAGGCACGAGTATGGATTTGATCTACAGAACAGGAATATCCTCATCTCTGATGTTAGAGTCCGCGGGATAGGAGTTACCAACATATTGAAGCCACAGCCTCAGGCACCTGCTTCTGGAAATCCTGAAATTGAAGGTAATTACCCGGTTTACTTTGGAAGCTGGCATGATTCACCTCTCTACAAACTTGAAAATCTTGGCTATGGACATGTTATTCAAGGACCTGCAATCATCATGAATGGAAATAGTACAGTCATAGTAGAACCAAACTGCAGAGCTACAATTACCAAATATGGTAAcatcaaaattgaaattgaagcCCCTCTAAGCACTGCGAAAGTGGCAGAGAAAGCTGCAGATGTAGTTCAACTCTCAATTTTCAATCATAGATTCATGGGAATAGCTGAGCAGATGGGAAGAACACTGCAAAGAACTTCCATATCAACAAATATAAAGGAAAGATTGGATTTCTCTTGTGCCCTTTTTGGACCTGATGGAGGACTAGTTGCCAATGCTCCTCATATACCTGCACATCTCGGAGCTATGTCCACAACAGTTAGTTGGCATCTAGAATACTGGGGCGAAAATTTGAATGAAGGAGACGTGTTGCTGACCAACCATCCCTGTGCTGGAGGTAGCCATCTCCCTGACATGACTGTGATCACACCTATTTTCCACAATGGGAAGCTTGTGTTCTTTGTGGCGAACAGAGGGCATCATGCAGAAATTGGGGGCATCACTCCTGGCAGCATGCCTCCTTTGTCAAAGTTTATATGGGAAGAAGGTGCTACAATCTTAGCATTCAAGCTTGTGGAAAAAGGAGTTttccaagaagaaggaattgTTAAGCTACTCCAGTTCCCATCGGCTGATGAAGCGCCATATAAGATCCCTGGAACTCGCAGGATTCAAGACAACTTGTCCGATCTAAGAGCGCAGATAGCTGCAAACCAAAGAGGAATAAACCTTGTTGGCGAGCTTATTGAGCAGTATGGTCTTGAGACTGTTCAAGATTACATGAATTATGTAAGACTCAATGCAGAAGAGGCAGTGAGGGAAATGCTCAAGTCAATTGTCCCTAGAATTAAGTCTCAGACAGCCATACCTGGTGGTGAGAATAGTAATATTCTGACAGTTGAAGAAGAGGACTACATGGACGATGGTTCTGTTATTCATTTGAAACTTACCATTGATTCTGATAAAGGAGAAGCAGTTTTTGATTTTAGTGGAACAAGTGAGGAAGTTTATGGCAACTGGAATGTTCCAAAAGCTGTGACAGCTGCAGCCGTAATATATAGCCTCCGCTGCTTGGTGGATGCTGATATTCCTCTCAACCAAGGCTGTCTAGCACCAGTGAAGATTCACATTCCACCAGGATCATTCCTCTCTCCGAGTGACAAGGCTGCAGTGGTTTCTGGCAATGTTCTAACATCACAGCGAGTAACTGATGTTATACTAACTGCATTTCAAGCATGTGCTTGTTCACAAGGCTGCATGAGTAACCTCACTTTTGGTGATGATACTTTTGGTTACTATGAAACAATTGGAGGCGGTGCCGGGGCTGGGCCAACATGGGATGGAACCAGTGGTGTTCATGTTCACATGACAAACACTCAAATCACTGATGTGGAGATTCTTGAGCAAAGGTATGCTGTGATTGTGCACAAATTTGGAATAAGAGAGAATAGTGGTGGAGATGGATACCACAAAGGAGGTAATGGAATTGTTAGAGAAATAGAGTTCAAGTGTCCAGTTACATTGAGCATTCTCTCTGAGAGGCGTGTTCATGCACCAAGAGGATTGAAAGGTGGGAAAAATGGAGCTCGTGGAGCCAATTTTCTTATCAGGAAAGATAATAGAAAGATTTATATTGGTGGAAAGAACACAGTTCAAGCACAAGCAGGGGACATCATTCAGATTTTAACTCCTGGTGGTGGTGGATGGGGTTTTCCtaagtga
- the LOC112714812 gene encoding beta carbonic anhydrase 5, chloroplastic isoform X1: MAAPPLSSSTNCFVEPATSPQIFGGARKTGKFFEQPHLRILPALRRSQGFALKASMGSPGFTQQLNKSKLETLSKAEDRCDIFDILKNRFLSFKSKYIENVEQFENLAKAQAPKFMVIACADSRVCPSNILGFQPGEAFVIRNVANLVPTFESGPSEVNAALEFAVNTLQVENILVIGHSCCGGIRALMSMEDDANGSFIHNWVIVGKNARKKTEAAASTLSFDDKCRHCEKESINHSLVNLLTYPWIEEKVANGKLYVHGGYYDFIKCSFEKWTLDYQGTKLEEDGRIAAKNKVLWC, translated from the exons atggcagctcctcctctttcttcttccacCAATTGCTTTGTTGAGCCTGCCACATCACCG CAGATCTTTGGCGGTGCTCGCAAAACAGGAAAATTTTTTGAGCAGCCACATTTGAGAATTTTGCCAGCTTTAAG GAGAAGTCAAGGTTTCGCTTTAAAGGCTTCTATGGGGTCTCCAGGATTTACACAACAACTTAATAAAAGCAAGCTAGAGACCTTATCTAAAGCTGAAGACAGATGTGATATATTTGATATTctgaaaaatagatttttaagttttaagagtaaatatat TGAAAATGTTGAACAGTTTGAAAATCTTGCTAAGGCTCAAGCACCAAAG TTCATGGTTATTGCCTGTGCAGATTCCAGGGTTTGCCCCTCGAATATTTTGGGATTTCAACCAGGAGAAGCATTCGTGATTCGCAATGTTGCTAATTTGGTTCCCACCTTTGAG AGTGGACCCTCAGAAGTAAATGCTGCATTAGAGTTTGCTGTAAACACTCTTCAA GTTGAAAACATCTTAGTCATTGGCCACAGCTGCTGTGGAGGTATACGAGCTCTTATGAGTATGGAAGACGATGCCAATGGAAG ctttatacacaattgggttattgttgggaAGAATGCAAGAAAGAAAACTGAGGCTGCAGCTTCCACCCTCAGCTTTGATGACAAGTGCAGGCATTGTGAAAAG GAATCAATTAATCACTCCTTAGTGAACCTACTAACTTATCCATGGATAGAAGAAAAGGTGGCCAATGGAAAACTTTATGTTCATGGTGGCTATTATGACTTCATTAAATGTTCATTTGAGAAATGGACATTGGATTACCAGGGAACCAAACTGGAGGAAGATGGCAGAATTGCTGCTAAAAACAAAGTTTTGTGGTGCTGA